The proteins below are encoded in one region of Brevinematia bacterium:
- a CDS encoding type III PLP-dependent enzyme translates to MEQTFSPKFKETLFPERVFLKLRPIISNLLLEHKPPFLVMDSATIKRKYYELVRAFPGFKIYYAVKANDNTEVLRVLASIGANFEVASTSEVLKLIELGIGGHRMITSNPIKPLEFIEVCRQVGINYLCVDSKEEIEKIKSVFPEANIYIRLDVQNPESSWPLSGKFGVSEEEAEDIIKYSLKKKVNLVGLTFHAGSQNNSVESIVKALESSKRVFDIAKKHRVSMKILNIGGGFPIDYTEKSRNIEEFRKKLFKALEVFREYNDLILQMEPGRRIVGEAGVIVSKVIGKTCRGGENWIYLDVGVFNGLMEVVGGINYLFRTNSRKKEKVWNIGGPSCDSMDVIAKNIVLPEPDIGDLVYILSVGAYTTVYAAPFNGYKIPHTIVI, encoded by the coding sequence ATGGAACAGACATTTTCACCTAAATTTAAGGAAACTCTATTTCCAGAGAGAGTGTTTCTAAAACTAAGACCTATTATCTCAAATCTTCTTTTAGAACACAAACCTCCCTTTCTAGTTATGGATTCAGCTACAATCAAACGCAAGTATTATGAACTTGTGAGAGCCTTTCCAGGATTTAAGATCTATTACGCAGTTAAGGCAAATGATAACACTGAGGTATTACGAGTATTAGCATCAATCGGTGCAAACTTTGAAGTTGCTTCCACTTCAGAGGTGCTAAAGCTTATAGAACTAGGTATAGGCGGACATAGAATGATAACCAGTAATCCTATAAAACCTCTTGAGTTTATTGAAGTATGCAGGCAAGTAGGAATAAACTACCTCTGTGTTGATTCAAAGGAAGAGATAGAGAAGATAAAGAGCGTTTTCCCTGAAGCAAATATCTACATAAGGCTTGATGTCCAAAACCCTGAGAGTTCGTGGCCACTGAGTGGTAAGTTTGGAGTATCTGAAGAAGAAGCTGAGGACATAATAAAATATTCGCTTAAAAAAAAGGTAAACCTGGTTGGACTAACATTTCATGCAGGATCTCAGAACAACTCAGTTGAAAGTATAGTTAAAGCTTTAGAAAGCTCAAAAAGAGTATTTGATATTGCAAAAAAGCATAGAGTATCCATGAAGATACTAAACATTGGTGGAGGATTTCCTATAGATTACACTGAAAAATCACGAAATATAGAGGAATTTAGAAAAAAGCTATTCAAAGCCTTAGAGGTATTTAGAGAATATAACGATCTAATTTTACAGATGGAGCCTGGTAGAAGAATAGTTGGTGAAGCTGGAGTAATAGTATCAAAAGTTATTGGTAAAACTTGCAGAGGCGGAGAAAATTGGATATACCTTGATGTAGGTGTGTTCAACGGACTTATGGAAGTTGTTGGAGGGATAAACTACCTCTTTAGAACAAACTCTCGTAAGAAGGAAAAAGTTTGGAATATTGGAGGTCCTTCCTGTGACAGTATGGATGTAATAGCCAAAAATATAGTTTTACCAGAACCAGACATTGGAGACTTAGTCTACATCCTCTCCGTAGGAGCATACACCACTGTATACGCAGCTCCTTTCAATGGATACAAAATACCTCACACTATAGTAATATAA
- the argH gene encoding argininosuccinate lyase: MKLWERKEKKVLDSVEEFEVGKDYIYDREIALHDIKGSIAHVKMLNKIGILSDEEVRKIVLELEHLYEKFKKQPPALSISDEDIHTYIENRLVSALGELGKKIHTGRSRNDQVITALRLYEKEKVSELIEGIDRVLKKLVEMSKKFKGMPFIGYTHLRQAMPTTVDVWLGSLIEALEDDRALFRITLDFIDRNPLGSSAGYGVPLNLDREYTTKLLGFGKLIENPLYCQNTRGKYESILIFAIALLIGDLARFSSDIVIFSSDEFGFVKLGEEITTGSSIMPHKRNPDAFELIRAKFKKILGYLVSTMSITFSVMSGYNKDLQETKETTIESIKEALKILGVFEKMLDYINFDEEAVYAKASKKIFSADIAFEIVKNFNLPFREAYRKVSEIVDLYTDESSLPLLREKFSDSISLKVIEFLSMDVRELFRICIDKRSKK; this comes from the coding sequence ATGAAACTTTGGGAGAGAAAAGAAAAAAAAGTTTTAGACAGTGTAGAGGAGTTTGAGGTTGGGAAGGATTATATCTATGACAGAGAAATAGCTTTACATGATATTAAAGGTAGCATAGCTCATGTTAAGATGTTGAACAAAATAGGAATATTAAGCGATGAAGAGGTTAGGAAGATTGTGTTGGAGTTGGAACATCTTTATGAAAAGTTCAAAAAACAACCTCCAGCACTTTCCATAAGTGATGAAGACATTCACACTTATATTGAGAATCGATTAGTTTCTGCTCTTGGTGAGCTTGGTAAAAAAATTCATACTGGTAGAAGTAGGAACGATCAGGTTATAACTGCACTTAGGTTGTATGAAAAGGAGAAAGTATCAGAACTCATTGAAGGAATTGACAGAGTTTTAAAGAAGCTTGTGGAGATGTCAAAAAAGTTCAAAGGAATGCCTTTTATTGGATATACACACCTTAGGCAGGCAATGCCAACTACGGTTGATGTATGGCTTGGATCTCTAATTGAAGCTCTTGAAGATGATAGGGCACTGTTTAGGATAACTCTGGATTTCATTGATAGGAATCCTCTGGGTAGTTCTGCGGGATATGGTGTTCCTCTAAATTTGGATAGAGAATATACAACCAAACTTTTGGGATTTGGAAAACTTATAGAAAACCCTCTTTATTGCCAAAACACTAGAGGTAAGTATGAATCAATTTTGATATTTGCAATAGCCTTACTGATTGGTGACTTAGCGAGGTTTTCAAGCGATATTGTCATTTTCTCTTCGGATGAGTTTGGATTTGTAAAGCTCGGTGAGGAGATAACAACAGGTAGTAGTATAATGCCACATAAGAGAAATCCAGATGCATTTGAACTTATAAGAGCAAAGTTCAAGAAAATTCTTGGCTACTTGGTTTCAACTATGAGTATAACATTTTCTGTAATGAGTGGATATAACAAAGATTTGCAGGAAACTAAGGAAACTACAATTGAAAGTATTAAAGAAGCTCTGAAGATCTTAGGAGTTTTTGAGAAGATGCTTGATTACATAAATTTTGATGAGGAGGCGGTATATGCTAAAGCAAGCAAAAAGATCTTTTCCGCAGACATAGCCTTTGAAATAGTCAAGAACTTCAATCTTCCGTTTAGGGAAGCGTATAGGAAGGTAAGTGAAATAGTTGACTTGTATACTGATGAGAGTAGTCTGCCTTTGTTAAGAGAGAAATTCAGTGATAGCATATCACTTAAGGTAATTGAATTTCTTTCAATGGATGTGAGAGAACTTTTTAGGATATGCATTGATAAAAGAAGTAAGAAATAA
- the xerA gene encoding site-specific tyrosine recombinase/integron integrase — translation MKDEHRHLLLTFLNHLSYERGLSENTVNSYRFDLSEFLDYVESEGIELKNLTPKDIDAYIKMCSKRGVEPATTARYISAIRTFFKFLLINEYVEENPAEFVERPKVVRDIPLFLTEEEVELIKNTIMKVEKNDAKKVRDLTIIELLFSCGLRVSELINLKLEDINLNNDYIIVKGKGSSQRLVPLGNVAKRYLREYLLVRKKTMQKFSKDDGFLFISKLGKKISRVSVWKMIKKHVLILGLDKKISVHTFRHSFATELLKGGADLRSVQELLGHKSILATQIYTHITDESKFKAILNLKTIKQLKKGKAEGMQT, via the coding sequence GTGAAAGATGAACATAGACATCTTTTACTTACTTTCCTAAACCATCTTTCCTATGAAAGAGGTTTGTCAGAAAACACTGTAAATTCCTACAGATTTGACCTTTCCGAATTTCTAGATTACGTTGAATCCGAGGGAATTGAGCTAAAAAACCTAACTCCTAAGGATATTGACGCCTATATAAAAATGTGCTCCAAGAGAGGTGTAGAACCTGCTACTACAGCAAGGTATATTTCTGCCATCAGAACTTTCTTTAAGTTTCTCCTAATAAATGAATACGTTGAAGAAAATCCTGCAGAATTCGTTGAAAGACCTAAAGTAGTAAGAGATATACCCCTGTTTCTCACAGAAGAGGAGGTAGAACTTATAAAGAATACAATTATGAAAGTAGAAAAAAATGATGCTAAGAAAGTCAGAGACCTAACCATCATAGAACTCCTGTTTTCCTGTGGGTTAAGAGTATCGGAGTTAATCAATCTTAAACTAGAGGATATTAACCTTAATAATGACTATATCATTGTCAAAGGTAAAGGCAGTAGTCAAAGACTAGTTCCCTTGGGGAACGTTGCTAAAAGGTATCTCAGAGAATATTTGCTTGTTAGAAAGAAAACTATGCAAAAGTTTTCAAAAGATGATGGATTTTTGTTTATTTCAAAACTCGGTAAAAAAATTAGTAGAGTGAGTGTCTGGAAAATGATAAAAAAGCATGTCCTTATATTAGGATTGGATAAAAAAATCTCAGTCCACACTTTTAGACACAGTTTCGCAACAGAATTACTCAAAGGTGGAGCAGATCTTAGATCCGTTCAAGAATTACTAGGACATAAGAGTATCCTAGCTACTCAGATTTACACCCATATAACTGATGAAAGTAAGTTTAAGGCTATACTTAACCTCAAGACAATAAAGCAGTTAAAGAAAGGCAAAGCTGAAGGCATGCAAACTTGA
- the proB gene encoding glutamate 5-kinase → MLVTIKVGTKIVLNEEVLSRVVSEISELVLSGEKVVIVSSGAIGLGRKKLNFFGHASLSEKQALSSIGQPELMKLYQKLFSAFDIKIAQILLTYNDINSKRGFLHLKNTINELFKIGAVPIVNENDAVAVEEIKFGNNDILSALVSTTIVSDKLIILTDVDGIYRNYGTTRQELVRVVNDVREVSKFMKGRGSEFSTGGMKTKIQAGFICMKAGIECIIANGFKENIIASVLKGMEGTRFVPDTEKKSLKDRLLIMFRKKGYIVVDEGAVKAIKSKKSLLPVGIKDVKGRFSVGDAVFISDDSGNNIAIGITNYSHSEIEKIKGKKSSEIGKILGISEFDEEVVHIDNMVLL, encoded by the coding sequence ATGCTTGTGACTATTAAGGTTGGTACAAAAATAGTGTTAAACGAAGAAGTTCTTTCTAGGGTTGTTTCAGAGATTTCTGAATTAGTTCTTTCTGGGGAAAAAGTAGTAATAGTCTCAAGTGGAGCTATTGGTTTAGGTAGGAAAAAGCTTAATTTTTTCGGGCATGCTAGTCTGTCGGAAAAGCAAGCACTGTCCAGTATTGGACAACCTGAGCTTATGAAGCTATATCAGAAGCTTTTTTCTGCTTTCGATATCAAAATAGCACAAATTCTTCTAACCTATAATGACATAAATTCAAAGAGAGGATTTCTACACCTTAAGAACACGATCAACGAACTGTTTAAGATAGGAGCTGTCCCTATAGTAAATGAGAATGATGCTGTTGCAGTGGAAGAAATAAAATTTGGCAATAATGATATACTATCTGCTTTAGTTTCTACAACTATCGTGTCAGATAAACTTATAATTCTTACAGATGTTGATGGAATCTATAGGAACTACGGGACTACTCGGCAAGAGCTTGTTAGAGTGGTTAATGATGTGAGGGAGGTTAGCAAGTTTATGAAAGGAAGAGGATCTGAGTTTTCAACAGGTGGTATGAAGACAAAGATACAGGCAGGATTTATATGTATGAAGGCTGGGATAGAGTGCATTATTGCTAATGGATTTAAAGAGAACATAATAGCAAGTGTGTTAAAAGGTATGGAAGGGACTAGGTTTGTGCCAGATACTGAGAAAAAATCGCTTAAGGATAGGCTACTTATAATGTTTAGGAAGAAGGGTTATATAGTTGTAGATGAAGGTGCTGTGAAGGCTATAAAGAGTAAGAAAAGTTTGCTACCGGTCGGAATAAAAGATGTCAAAGGTAGATTTTCTGTAGGGGATGCTGTGTTTATCTCTGACGATAGTGGTAACAACATAGCTATTGGTATAACCAACTACTCTCATTCTGAAATAGAAAAGATAAAGGGTAAGAAGAGTAGCGAGATAGGGAAAATTCTTGGAATAAGTGAATTTGACGAAGAGGTTGTTCACATAGATAATATGGTCTTACTTTGA
- the malQ gene encoding 4-alpha-glucanotransferase, translating to MFPRSSGILLHITSLPGKYGIGSLGNEAYEFVKFLVISGQRLWQILPLGPTGYGDSPYQCFSAFAGNPLLIDIDRLIQRKLISKADIPLEQFSEEYVDYGKVIKFKYEIFRKAFDNFKKREDFLKGSFSRFCKANSWWLEDFSLFMALKSHFGWKSWLEWEDDIKFRRRNAVDYYERLLEEEIEFHKFLQFIFFDDWFELKAFANRNGVEIVGDIPIFVAMDSADTWSNTDIFMFDENLTPIKVAGVPPDYFSPTGQLWGNPLYDWDKLRETNYEWWIARVKMSLKMYDYVRIDHFRGFAGYWAVPYGSETAVNGKWEKAYGDELFTVVQEVLGRNLPIIAEDLGVITPDVVALREKFCFPGMKVLQFAFNNWQDNEYLPHNYDRNCVVYTGTHDNDTTVGWFRTISDEDRKYVMKYVGISNEKEINWALIRLAISSSAVFSIFPMQDILGLGSEARMNKPGVAYGNWSWRVRKDQITEKVAEKLYSLSKLYSRI from the coding sequence ATGTTTCCAAGAAGCTCTGGGATTTTGCTACATATTACATCACTTCCGGGGAAATATGGAATTGGTTCTTTGGGGAATGAGGCTTATGAATTTGTTAAGTTTCTGGTAATTTCGGGGCAAAGACTTTGGCAGATTCTTCCGCTTGGTCCTACGGGGTATGGCGATTCTCCTTATCAGTGCTTTTCAGCTTTTGCGGGAAATCCCTTACTTATAGACATTGATAGGCTTATCCAGAGAAAGCTTATCTCAAAAGCTGATATTCCATTGGAACAGTTTAGTGAAGAGTATGTTGACTACGGTAAGGTGATTAAGTTTAAATATGAGATATTTAGAAAAGCATTTGACAACTTTAAGAAGAGAGAAGACTTTTTAAAGGGCAGTTTTTCAAGATTCTGCAAAGCTAACTCTTGGTGGCTTGAGGATTTTTCTCTCTTTATGGCTTTAAAGTCACACTTTGGGTGGAAGTCTTGGCTTGAGTGGGAAGATGACATAAAGTTTAGAAGGCGCAATGCTGTTGATTACTACGAGAGGTTACTTGAAGAGGAGATAGAGTTTCACAAGTTTTTACAGTTTATCTTCTTTGATGATTGGTTTGAGCTTAAGGCTTTTGCAAATAGGAATGGTGTTGAGATAGTGGGGGATATACCGATCTTCGTTGCTATGGATAGTGCAGATACTTGGAGTAATACTGATATATTCATGTTTGATGAGAACCTTACACCAATAAAAGTTGCTGGGGTGCCACCTGATTACTTTAGTCCAACTGGTCAACTCTGGGGTAATCCACTCTATGACTGGGATAAACTTAGAGAGACAAACTATGAGTGGTGGATTGCTAGGGTAAAAATGTCTCTTAAGATGTATGATTACGTTAGGATAGATCACTTTAGGGGATTTGCCGGATATTGGGCTGTGCCTTATGGTTCTGAAACGGCAGTCAATGGCAAATGGGAGAAAGCTTATGGTGATGAGCTTTTTACGGTGGTTCAGGAAGTTTTAGGTAGAAACCTTCCTATTATTGCAGAAGATCTAGGTGTTATTACGCCGGATGTTGTGGCACTGAGGGAAAAGTTTTGTTTTCCAGGAATGAAAGTACTTCAGTTTGCTTTCAACAACTGGCAAGATAACGAATACTTACCCCATAACTATGATAGAAACTGTGTTGTATACACGGGAACTCATGATAATGACACTACTGTTGGTTGGTTCAGAACTATTTCCGATGAAGATAGAAAATATGTTATGAAGTATGTTGGAATTTCTAACGAAAAAGAGATAAACTGGGCACTTATAAGGCTGGCTATCTCATCATCAGCTGTGTTCTCAATTTTCCCTATGCAGGATATTCTGGGGCTAGGTAGTGAAGCTAGGATGAATAAGCCAGGTGTAGCTTATGGAAACTGGAGCTGGAGAGTTAGGAAAGACCAGATAACGGAAAAAGTTGCAGAAAAACTCTATTCTCTCTCCAAACTCTATAGTAGAATATGA
- the hisS gene encoding histidine--tRNA ligase: MDERYSRLRGFLDLYGDDVFLFNLIEDTFIKYTKAYGFEEIKLPILERTELFVRSIGEGSDIVAKEMFSFEDKGGRKVTMRPEGTAGVVRAILENNLFSNPKYHKVYYIGPMFRAERPQAGRLRQFHQIGVEWFGSDSVIVDFETISLLWNILLDLKISPKVDLVINSVGCDECVHKYKDDLKVFFDKNYENFCKDCKTRREKNVLRIFDCKNHSCQNILKEAPKITDKLCKNCVTHLESLENWLSKASIPFLVDPHLVRGLDYYTRNVFEVRYRGIGAQNAIAGGGRYNNLVSEFGGPNIPAFGFAMGVERTILALKENITVPEELSVAVCSISPNEAEFSLKVASLIRSKGLKTHVLSYLDGIGKQMKTASKIGVKFAIIVGEDEVKEEKVTLKNMATGEQKKLPLTSLAETILTNP, encoded by the coding sequence ATGGATGAAAGATATTCTAGACTTAGAGGTTTCCTAGATCTTTATGGCGATGATGTTTTTCTCTTTAACCTCATAGAGGATACTTTTATCAAATATACGAAAGCTTATGGTTTTGAAGAAATAAAACTTCCAATTCTTGAGAGGACTGAGCTCTTTGTTCGGAGTATAGGGGAAGGAAGCGACATCGTAGCTAAGGAAATGTTTTCATTTGAAGACAAGGGTGGCAGGAAAGTGACTATGAGACCAGAAGGCACTGCAGGAGTGGTCAGAGCTATTTTGGAAAACAACCTTTTCAGTAATCCGAAATACCACAAAGTATACTACATTGGTCCTATGTTCAGAGCAGAAAGACCACAGGCTGGAAGATTAAGACAATTCCACCAAATCGGTGTTGAGTGGTTTGGAAGTGACAGTGTCATAGTTGACTTTGAAACAATTTCTTTACTTTGGAACATATTACTAGACCTTAAAATCTCCCCAAAAGTGGACCTAGTGATAAACAGTGTTGGCTGTGATGAGTGTGTGCATAAGTATAAAGATGACCTTAAGGTTTTCTTTGACAAAAATTACGAAAACTTTTGTAAAGATTGTAAGACAAGAAGAGAAAAAAATGTGCTTAGAATATTTGATTGCAAAAACCACAGTTGTCAAAATATTCTAAAGGAAGCTCCCAAGATCACAGATAAGCTTTGCAAGAACTGTGTTACTCACCTAGAGAGTTTGGAAAACTGGCTTTCTAAAGCTAGTATTCCCTTTTTAGTTGATCCACACCTTGTGAGAGGATTAGATTACTACACGAGAAACGTCTTTGAAGTAAGATATAGAGGCATAGGAGCACAGAATGCAATTGCAGGTGGAGGAAGATACAACAACCTAGTCTCCGAGTTCGGCGGTCCAAATATCCCTGCATTTGGGTTCGCTATGGGAGTCGAAAGAACAATCTTAGCACTTAAAGAAAACATCACAGTCCCAGAAGAGCTATCCGTTGCAGTATGTAGTATCTCTCCCAACGAAGCTGAATTCTCACTCAAGGTTGCCAGTCTAATAAGATCCAAGGGATTAAAAACTCATGTTCTCTCTTACCTTGATGGTATCGGAAAACAAATGAAAACTGCAAGTAAGATTGGTGTTAAGTTTGCAATAATCGTAGGTGAGGATGAAGTAAAAGAAGAAAAAGTAACACTAAAGAATATGGCTACAGGCGAGCAAAAAAAATTACCTCTCACCTCACTTGCTGAAACAATTCTAACAAATCCTTAA